A window of Halobacillus naozhouensis genomic DNA:
GTTCCCAGTCAAATGAGGAAACAGGCTAAAAAGGAGAAGGTATCGGTTAATGAATTGATGGCAGATTCACTTAGTGAAGCAAAGAACGAGGCTTCAGCGAAAGTTACGGTGGAGGCTGACGATAAAGCCATTATACAATCTTATTACAACAAATCAGAATCGTCAGAATCAACCGGCACTGAAATGAGTAAGCCATCCCAGCAGATTAACCGTGATTCCTCTAAAGAAATGTTCATTATCCCAAGGGAAAAATTTAAGCATCTACCTTCTCAAGCTAAGGAAAACCATAATCCTCCTGGGCAGGCAAAAAAAAAGAACCATTCATCTCCCCAGGGGCAAGCAAATAGAAGTGAGCAAGCCGATGAACATGCGAATGATCACCCTGCATCAAACAAAGAAAAAGCGAACAAAAATCATTCATCAAGAGCAAAAAATAAGGAACATAGCAAAACAGATCCTTCTAAAGGACCTGACCATAAACCGGATAAGAAACCGAAGCACGACCATAAAAATGGGAAAAACAAAGATCATAACGGAAATGGTACTGGCAATAAGCATAACAATGGCAAAGTGAACAAAGAAAAGGGTAAAGGCAAAGGACCTCACTAACACTTCGGCTGAACGAAGTGTTTTTTTGTTGTTCATTCGGTGAATGGATAGGGCAGGACAGAAAAAGAAGAAAGGTCGCTGGTATGTAAAGAAGTAAATAAGTTCAGACAAGCTTTATAAAGCTGCCCCATTTGGACAAAAAGGCATTTTTATGAAGAGTTACCTATCAGCCCATAGAAGAGTAGAGAGTAAATTCATCGGTAAATTGCTACATATCGATATATACCATGATCGTGACATCGAACTAGACATCCCGATCGATTATTCAGTACGATAGAAGTGAATTGCTCATAAGACTCCTCATAGAAAGGAAACGACCTTTATGTCTAAACTTGATTTATCACTGTTTGAGAAAAAGATGATTGTCCGTAATATGGTAGTGAATGATATAGAACAAATTTTCGCGTTGCAAAAGTTGTGTTTTCCGAATATGGAACCATGGGAGAGGGCTCATCTTGAAAGTCACCTCAGGCATTTTCCTGAAGGGCAGTTTGTTGTCGAATATGATGGTGATATTATAGGAAGCTGTTCAAGCCTGATTGTTAATTTTGACGAATATGATGATAAGCATACATGGGACGATATAACGGATGAAGGATATATCACAAACCATGACCCAGATGGGTACAACCTGTACGGAATTGAAGTGATGGTTCATCCGGAATTTCGCCGGATGAAGATTGGTCGAAGGTTGTATGAAGCCAGAAAAGAATTGGCGCGCGAAATGAACTTAAAGAGTATCATCATCGGCGGCCGAATTCCGAAATACCATAAATATGAGCAGGAGATGTCTCCTAGAGAGTATGTAGAAGAGGTACGCAATCAAAATATTTATGATCCTGTCTTAACCTTCCAAATCATTAACGGGTTCACCGTAATGCGCATCAATCCGAATTATTTGCCGGATGATAAGGCTTCTTCCAAATACGCTACGTTAATGGAATGGAATAACATTGATTACCGGGCGCGAACGAAGCGCCATTTTAAGACGAGCCATCCGGTGCGCATTATGGTCATTCAATACATGATGAAAAACATCGATTCCTTCGAAGAATTCAGCAGGCAGTGTGAGTATTATGTTGATGTTGCAGCGGATTATGGATCAGACTTTGCTGTGTTTCCGGAAATCTTCACTACGCAGTTAATGTCTTTTCTCGAGGAAAAGGTACCGTCCAAAGCTGTAAGGAGACTGTCTGACTATACCGAGGACTATATTCGCATGTTTGAACATCTGGCTGTGAAGTACAATGTGAACATTATCGGCGGCTCTCATTTCGTAGAAGAAGATGAGCAAATTTATAACATATCCTACCTCTTCAGACGTGATGGTACGATTGAGAAGCAATACAAAATCCACGTTACACCGAATGAACGCACATGGTGGGGTATTCAGCCTGGCGATGCGGTGAAGGTGTTTGATACCGATTGTGGGAAAATTGCCATTCAAATTTGTTACGATATCCAGTTTCCTGAGCTGGCCCGCTATGCCGTGGATCAGGGAGCCAATATTATCTTCGTGCCATTCTGCACCGATGATCGTCAAGGCTATTTGCGAGTTCGTTATTGTGCTCAGGCAAGAGCTGTTGAAAATCAGGTATACACGGTAATCGCTGGGACGGTTGGCAATATGACACAAGTTGAGAACATGGATATTCAATATGCTCAATCTGGCATTTTTACTCCTTCTGATTTTGAATTTGCACGCGATGGTGTAGTAGGGGAGTGTAACCCTAATGTGGAAACTGTTGTGGTCGGAGATGTCGACTTGGAAGTTTTACGAAGACAGAGAAAGTCAGGTACCGTAAGACAGCTCCGTGATCGCAGACGTGATTTATTTGAGTTGAATTATCATATTGATACAGAGGTGAAACCGGATCGGACGTAAGACCCAGCCAAAAGTCGAACCAGCTATGGTTCGTCTTTTTCTATGTCGTGTTATAATCATTGTGTGAATTTTCTACATAAAGAAAAGGTGATGTTCATGCACGATTCTTCATCTCAACTGGAAACGTTAAAAAATATTGCTGAATTATTGAATGAGTCTACTAATAAAGAGGTA
This region includes:
- a CDS encoding anti-sigma factor domain-containing protein, with the translated sequence MRKGIVMEQSRAYTIVMTNDGTFHKAKLLKRAEVGMEVYFRPTVAKHRGFTQLFMLRKVKFAAVTLALLIAFFPAYLWYGSNKAYAYVNIDMNPSVELKLNKRMEVIDVIPLNEDAEVLLSKLENWQHDPASEVTFDMITLSQKLGYINNQNQVLIGVSYVNKHDEDFSAKIESYLAKQSFNLSIASYNVPSQMRKQAKKEKVSVNELMADSLSEAKNEASAKVTVEADDKAIIQSYYNKSESSESTGTEMSKPSQQINRDSSKEMFIIPREKFKHLPSQAKENHNPPGQAKKKNHSSPQGQANRSEQADEHANDHPASNKEKANKNHSSRAKNKEHSKTDPSKGPDHKPDKKPKHDHKNGKNKDHNGNGTGNKHNNGKVNKEKGKGKGPH
- a CDS encoding GNAT family N-acetyltransferase, which gives rise to MSKLDLSLFEKKMIVRNMVVNDIEQIFALQKLCFPNMEPWERAHLESHLRHFPEGQFVVEYDGDIIGSCSSLIVNFDEYDDKHTWDDITDEGYITNHDPDGYNLYGIEVMVHPEFRRMKIGRRLYEARKELAREMNLKSIIIGGRIPKYHKYEQEMSPREYVEEVRNQNIYDPVLTFQIINGFTVMRINPNYLPDDKASSKYATLMEWNNIDYRARTKRHFKTSHPVRIMVIQYMMKNIDSFEEFSRQCEYYVDVAADYGSDFAVFPEIFTTQLMSFLEEKVPSKAVRRLSDYTEDYIRMFEHLAVKYNVNIIGGSHFVEEDEQIYNISYLFRRDGTIEKQYKIHVTPNERTWWGIQPGDAVKVFDTDCGKIAIQICYDIQFPELARYAVDQGANIIFVPFCTDDRQGYLRVRYCAQARAVENQVYTVIAGTVGNMTQVENMDIQYAQSGIFTPSDFEFARDGVVGECNPNVETVVVGDVDLEVLRRQRKSGTVRQLRDRRRDLFELNYHIDTEVKPDRT